The Palaemon carinicauda isolate YSFRI2023 chromosome 38, ASM3689809v2, whole genome shotgun sequence genomic interval cccctctccacccaagctagagttaaggagggccaggcactggatgctgatgactcagcagatcagGAGCATAGGGGCGTTTTCCGGGTGGGGAGGCTAatgtttgaaaaggctctgacggtggaGAGTCCGATAGGTTGATTTCAAGCCTAagaactgcctggccctccttggtcctagcttgggcggagagggggctttggcgctgatcatatgtaatatggtcagtctctagggcattgtccagcttgatagggcaatgtcactgtcccttgcctctgccattcacgaatgacctttaaaccAGGCACTGTTAAGGCTCAGGGCacaagttcgaatccttgcccaaccaTATGCATTTATGAATTAattcccagtggatatacattcccaaatgtaaaattcaatatttaaagatattatggttgatatttacattgataaaaatcacgagtgttagggaTACATATTCACtataaataaccacgcgttgcaaactcactaatcagataTTAAGGTGGaattgggttgatttcaagtctaagaacagattcctgaattcgacaggcatatacTTGAAATCATtttaaatctctcttgatagctcgattggtagtcgCTATGCAGGAATTGTTCGGCTCGGGGcctaggttcgaatctttgcccggccagaagcatttatcaagaATGCACATACAGTGGAATTCGATATTagaattgtggttgatatttatattgattaaaatcacgaatgttagtgatatatattctttacatatatatatatatatatatatatatatatatatatatatatatatatatatatacatatatgaattttttttttttgcatatttagacatgtttttcatattcaaataagccatatattctactcccttaatatctggattctctcttatacctcgtgatcagagacacaagggggaatcaactcaaagataatagtttctggccggccggggactcgaaccctggtccaggaagctgggacTACAGTGACATAGAATtggtggctaaatgctatgtcactgacGTTCCAGCTTCCTGGAGAGAACACAGATATTAAGGGagtcaaatatatggcttatttgaacatagagtgtatgtatgtatgtatgtatgcatatatatatatatatatatatatatatatatatatatatatatatatatatatatatatatatatatatatgtgtgtgtgtgtgtgtgtgtgtgtgtgtgtgtgtgtgtttatatatagataaatatatgtttatatatatatatatatatatatatatatatatatatatatatatatatatatatattagatatatagataatatatgtttatatatatatatatatatatatatatatatatatatatatatatatatatatatatatatatatatatatatatatcaaataggttacAAATACCTCTCATATCGAATTCGCTCAgactttaatgatgaatatttttgccaggtcaaggactcaaacctatgaccgatagaaataagaataaacatttgactgtttagaccagcctaacattTATTCCCATTTCCATAGATCATATGATTTTTGTAACTGATTTAGAAAACGttttaaaatctttgaaaaaaaaaaatctccattaaccttttttgacatccaacaacctatcatgtttgttaacctttccatcgaatcaaaatttttaaaaaatggaaacctttcttgtgatttattgacaATGATTTAAACCGATTTTGATATCGTTACAAAAGAAacctttcctttgaaacaaacttttgtatagaggaAAGTATTTATATCCTCATTAATCCCGGAGATATAATCGTGGATGCTTACATTTCCCTCTGTCCAAAGTATCATCTCCAACACTATGCCTAGCACCACATTCCTTACACGTCacaatcaatattcgtactaatcataaatgttgacaaataattgtcatacatCTTTaaaagcttaatgcaacatccacacttcgccTATATAAATAagcattggctcttcttgttataagtATATccagtctcttctgattcatttgcagagattatCACCATCCATGTTTTGTAGatgacctctttctctctctctctctctctctctctctctctctctctctctctctctctctctctctctctctctctctctctctcagaatcagtttgttttttatattcACGATAGGCCTATCATTATTGTGACCAGTCCCATTTTAGGAGGGAAAATCcccttttttcaactttttttttttatataaatcattcaaatgtccggtttttttttttttttttgtcaattgagTGCAGCTTTGTTCACGTTTGTCCCACCTTTTGTACTGCAAAATATAAAACTGTCTGCATTTTAATGGAATAGTGctgagattttattatttttttcatttcataagcTCGTAACTTCTATCATTTTCTCCGACTTCTACGATACCCGATGAACTTAATTGAAAGGCCTTTGCAGCTGCTCATGTCCTCGAAGGTacgactgaattatatatatatatatatatatatatatatatatatatatatatatatatatatatacatatatatatatatatatatatatatatatatatatatatatatatatatatatatacatatatatatacacacacacacgcgcacacacaaacacacacacacacacacacacacacacatatatatatatatatatatatatatatatatatatatatatatatatatatatatatatatatatatatatatatatatatatatgtgtgtgtgtgtatatatatatatatatatatatatatatatatatatatatatatatatatatatatatatatatatacatacacatacgtacacacacatatacatatataatatatatatatatatatatatatatatatatatatacactgtatatatattatatatgtatatgtgtgtgtacgtatgtgtatatatatatacatatatgtatatatatatatatatatatatatatatatatatatatatatatatacatatgtatatgcatgtatatatataaacatatatgtatgtatatatttatatatatatatatatatatatatatatatatatatatatatatataaacatatgtatatgaatgtatgtgtatatatatatatatatatatatatatatatatatatatatatataatatatatacagagagagagagagagagagagagagagagagagagagagagagagagagagagagagagagagagagagagagagagagagagagatagagagagatgtgtatatatagtgtgtatatatatatatacatatatatatatatatatatatatatatatatatatatatatatatttacaataacatatacatacatatatatacatataatgtgtatatacatataaaatatatatatatataaatatatatatataaatatatatatatatatatatatatatatatatatatatatatatatatatatatatatataatgtgtatatacatatatatatatatatatatatatatatatatatatatatatatatatatatatatatatatatatatatttatatatatgttatattttatatttatacagtatatatatatatatatatatatatatatatatatatatatatatatatatatatatatgtatgtatgtatgtatgtatatatgtatatatgtatgtgtatatatatatatatatatatatatatatatatatatatatatatatatatagtgtgtatatatatacaaatatatatatatatatatatatatatatatatatacaataacatatacatacatatatatacatataatgtgtatatacatataatatatatatatatatatatataatgtgtatatacatatatatatatatatatatatatatatatatatatatatatatatatatatatatatatatgttatattttatatatatacatatatatatatatatatatatatatatatatatatatatatatatatatatgtatgtatatatatatatatatatatatatatatatatatatgtatatgtatatatatatatatatatatatatatatttataaatatataatatatatatatacatttataaatatataatatatacagtatatatatacatatatatacatatatatatatatgtatgtatgtatatatatacatatatatatatatatatatatatatatatatatatatatatatatatatataaacatatgtatatgcatgtatatatatatatatatatatatatatatatatatatatatatatatatatatataaacatatatgtatgtatatatttataaatatataatatatatatatatatatatatatatatatatatatatatatatatatatatatacatttataaatatataatatatatatacatttataaatatataatatatacagtatatatatacatatatatacatatatatacatatatatatgtatgtatgtatatatatacatatatatatatatatatatatatatatatatatatatatatatatatatatgtatatgcatgtatatatataaacatatatatatatatatatatatatatatatatatatatatatatatatataaacatatgtatatgaatgtatgtgtatatatatatatatatatatatatatatatatatatatatatatataatatatatatatatatatataaaattaaatatatatatatatatatatatatatatatatatatatatatatagagagagagagagagagagagagagagagagagagagagagagagagagagagagagagaatgtgtatatatagtgtgtatatatatatatttataataccatatacatacatacatatatatatataatgtgtatatacatatatatatataatgttatattttatatatatacatatatatatatatatatatatatatatatatatatatatatatatatatttatatatatgttatattttatatttatacagtatatatatatatacatatatatatatatatatatatatatatatatatatatatatatatatatgtatatatatatatatatatatatatatatatatatatatatatatatatatatatatatatatatatatatatatatgtatatatatatatatatatatatatataatagatatatataaatatatatataatgagtatatatacacacacacacacacatatatatatatatatatatatatatatatatatatatatatatatatatatatatatgctatactatacatatgtatatacatatacataaatatgtatatatatatatatatatatatatatatatatatatatgtatatatatatatatatatatatatgtatatatatatatatatatgtatatatatatatatatatatatatatatataatagatatatataaatatatatataatgagtatatatacacacacacacacacatatatatatatatatatatatatatatatatatatatatatatatatatatatatatatgctatactatacatatgtatatacatatacataaatatgtatacacacacacacatatatatatatattatatatatatatatatatatatatatatatatatattttatatatatatattatatatatatgatttttacacacacattatataacatatatatatatatatatatatattatatatatatatatatatatatatatacacagtgaaccctcgtttatcgcggtagataggttccagacccggccgcgataggtgaaaatccgcgaagtagtgacaccatatttacctatttaattaacatgtatattcagacttttaaaaccttcccttgtacgtagtattgttaacaaactaccctttaatgtacagaacacttaaagcatgtactacagtaccctaaactaaaacaggcacaaatattaaaggcgactttatatcatgcgtttcctaaacacgccaaaaagcacgataaaaaatggcaaccaatgtattgtttacgtttatctctgattataatgaagaaacaaacgcatttacacatctgtgtataggttagtatttgcatcgattatattgattattcagtacagtatgttgattttgttattaccaatgttttacttaatttttcttaggacttccaaatgaaatgtttttctttatgatgccgcctgaaacgacggtgtcataaagtacactcagtaaacaaactaaggaatttaacacGCATgctgaaagtgataaataatgatattacagtaaaagcttttataaaatatgttattacaaatattatttaccgtatttatataaaatcatacatacgtagcaaagcaggaaaacaatctacgagagagagagagagagagagagagagagagagagagagagagagagagagagagagagagagagagagagattgttttacatacgtaaatgtaaatttcaaacaaaaaaaaaatagcaccatttcatataaaatagattacaaatatttttctttatcatattacagtagtctgtataatactataAAGTTCAGtgcagtatgttgttgttatactcgtggcgatgaaattctcacgaaacaaaaacacgccatttgattacaacagctgattcattctctctctctctctctctctctctctctctctctctctctctctctctctctctcgtattatacaatacttacatttagatgaagaaactaaaattagttttcttagtgtcaattaagtacgaaacgaaaaaattaggccgagtctacatccatttcaataatagctaaaaatacggcatccgatttcatcagcaaaccacttttttttgggaaatatcattttattctagaaaattgccactctttaaataattaattgcacattaagaaagcgtgtacttttgtttttaaatttcgagtgtgttttaaaaatcgagtaggGTTGACTTCTTTGTGTTTTACTTTtgactgtgattagatcagctgtcatctagctgccgctcttgagtgtgtacgaatacactaacatagtatcgtttataccatttcttaacttattcaaaccgtctacagtatacagttgatattacataagcaccaatgtgttataacctatcaaatttttttgtttattacatttaaacccccctctatctctctctctctctctctctacctctctctctctctacctatctctctctacctctctctctctacctctctctctctctctctcgaaatttccggaaaatccgcaatatatgtatatacatgggctATGAAAAAGATCCGCGAAGTGGTGAttccgcaatggtcgaaccgcgaagtagcgagggttcactgtatatatatatctatatatatatatatatatatatatatatatatatatatatatatatatatatatataatgtgtgtgtgtatgtgtgtgttttatacgtCTCGCTCGGTAAATCCTGAATTacaattagcagttaggttctgactgcttttgagcttctggtggcatggttggaggcaacctggcctttcatttgagggactagggttcgatcccagtatgaggtaggaatttagacatatatgtttatacatatatatatatatatatatatatatatatatatatatatatatatatatatatatatatatatatatatacacacacttaattGATTCTTTCAACCTATACTAAACAAAGAAACAGCTTTACCCACATGCACACATTTACTAAAGAAATGATGGTAACGTTTATTTCATaaatgatttacactctggaacgccgtTATGAACagacacaaattcgcaggtggatgacgcaacacggTCAGGCGTTGCGAAGACACAGAATTATGactattttcttcttcattattcGATTTCTCTATGTAGATTATGTTATTTATTTGAATTTGTAATgtataatgatattctccattcgagAAAATTCATTTGGCAGTGTTGTTCCAAACTCCTCTCAtccaccttaactatgctgataattgttaccttggtcacttgtacagggacatgacctACCATCCAAGCGTtctgatgaagaaaagaaatactaaacacttttaaagtTAAATCAGGTTGCTTCATATACATACCACACCttacaatgataaaataaaatattcataaagtaaatgactaaataaataattataatttctgAGAGTTTGACGACATAAACGGTGGCGAAAGCCTGCCGGGTTCGGAATGAAAAAGCATATAAAAGAAACtgggtggagacgcaaaattctccaacataCAAAAGGGTGGATtttcaacttagtcgatgagaagttgaagcatccatgataaaaagcaaagaaaactagcagaaactcttcGAGTGAACAGCAAAGATGGCGCTGCGAAAGGGATTGGTTCaaaaggaaacgtgttagttgtagaaCATTGATatcaggagttgtaacggctcacttgtCTTTCCTTCACTCTAcccttatccttcaagacaagattaactctattcggggaaggatagacatggcttgttattaacactgccctgatttatacacaatatccctcgggatattcgctccaggtgacagaactctgttgatacttctaagataaaatttctctggtatatcactcgcagaaatatcccaagtagaacctgccaatgaggaacttccatcaggacgacatggatatctcacccagaaatatatttttcttatgtcaaaatccattttataagtTTACTCAGGTTGCTTCTGATAGCATATGAATAATTCACaccattttgaaaaatatatttattcctaataaggaaacaatcGTTGGACAATTTGCCAATTACCAATTCTCTACCCTCTACCTTCCAAAATATACCTACTGTATGTCTGCAGCAAATACATTGTTAGCCAATCATAAACCCAATCATATATATCAaccctctataaagtgtgccttgttacatgtaccacCGGCATAATGTTATCTGTATCTTACCTATatccacaacaaaataaaaatcagGACTTGTCACCAACACCTTATAAATTTTCATATCTTACACTTTTATTGCTCACATAAAATATCAGTGCTATATGAGATTTTCATAAGTATTCTCATGTTTTTAAATACATGTTCAATACAACATAACTCTACAATACAAAATCTTCAGTTTTACATGTTGTTTTATATTGGACCCCCTTACAACGAAGGGGACTACGGGCTCTTGCACAAAGTTAGCCCGTAAACCTTTTTACATCATAACACGTGTTTTAATCATATCTTAGTTAAGGAATAATTCAAATTTTCTTATTCATGCAGGTGCTGTGCCTCTTGTTGGTAGTTCTGAAAGTAAGTGGTAGTTCTTTGACAAAGCATAAGCCAAAAGATGTCGAGGATGCAGACCCAGAGGTTACGCCTAAAACTAGTCCTAGTCCAGTGCCAACAACGCCTATCCCAGATATCGAGCCATTCAGTGATCCAGATGAGGACTGGGATCCCATGACGACTCCTGATCCAGCTATGGAAGATCAGACTGAAACCAATCCTGAGTTATCAACAGATCCTAGTCCTAAAGAAAAATTAGATCCCAAGCCTTCCCTTGATCCAGATCCAGAAGAACAAACAGAGGCCATTCCCAGCCCCTCAACAACATCCAGCCCTGAGACTGAAATGGTTCTCAAATCTTCACCTGGAGACCCTGAAGAAGAAAGACAGTCTACTGTGGACTCTATTCCAACTACTACTCCAAAACCCGATGAAGACTCTCGGCCAGACACTAACCCTTCGGCTGTTTCAAGCCCCAAACCAAACCACAGCTCAAAGACAAAATTATTATCCTCCCTGAAGTCATCACCAAGCTCTCATTCAAAGCTAACTTTTGGAGCTTCACAACCTCATGTTAACAAACAAAAGCCTGGTGGCCCAAACCCAGAATCTAGGTCTCAACTTGGTGCACTAGGGAATGGCTTCAGTGGTTTTGGGATACCACAGTCTTCTTTTCCAATAAACCCTAGACCTATTTTGACAGGAGCTGGAGAAACTGGAATTAACCATTTTCCACTGTCTGGTAAGAACTCAAGCCCAATTAAAATGGATAAAGTTGACATCCAAATTatctaaagaatatttttttttgtactcacATTCAAGATAAAGCACTCACTAATGTTAATATTCAAAGTAGTCTTTTTAAATATCCTTACatgtaataatataatttttcacttCCTGTAGGAGATCCAACCTTTGTTGAACTGCCCTTTCAAGATAATTTTAATACTCGCCAACCCTCAAGAGGCATAAGTAACAGTTTACAGCCGCTTCCTGTATCTTCTAATGGAGAAGGTATAACTGATTTAGCTCAAGAGTTTTAGCAacaatatttacataaatgtattttttatatcgCTGAATCCTTTTATGTATATATCATGTTTTCATTTGCATCAAGAAcatcttttggtaaaaaaaaaactataaataactatAAATTTATATTACAATAGTGTTGAGATATATGAAGTTATGCTATAAAGTTATTGCCTCTTCTTCCAAAGGCTTTGTGTAAAGAATTCATTTGCAAAGTCCACATGAAAACCAACTAGGTAGTTTAATCATAAACTTTACTTAGTCTTTCCAGGTTCATTTAATGACGGATCCCAGGGTCAAGGACTGGAAATTCCAGTGAACACAGATTTGCTGGTCAACTCTCCAAACAACAGACCACAGAATCCTGGTCTATTTGGAGTTCCTTCAACGGGATCGTTTGATTTTGGACGACCATTTGGAAATCCAACAAATGAATTTGGTGATAGCCCTGTCATTTTATCACAACGGCCTGGTTTTTCAGGGTTTCCCCAGGGTACCACTCCTCAACCACCATTATTCTTCAACTCTAGACCAGGTTCTCCAGGATCATTTACACCAAGCACACCAGGCTCTCCATCTTTATTCCTAAATCCTAACAACGACAATTCCTTTCCTAGACCAAATCTTCGACCATTTCCTCCAAGACCATCCAATCCTCCACCACTGTTTTTGAACCCAGTCACACAAAATCCTGCATCAAGGCCATCAGTTTTCTTAAACCCACAGCCTGTCAACCCTTTCATACCAGAGGACCGTATTCCCTTTTCCCTAAATCCTAATGCTCCAAATGATCCCTCATCAATTTTCTTTAATTCAGTTGATGATACACACTTTAATGACTTGTCACCTGATAGGCCTTCAGTACTTTTTCTTAATCCTGATGGAGATGTATCTCCACCAAGAGTACCGCCATCGATTTTCTTGAATCCTCAGGATTCTCCATCAATTTTCACAGGATCAACACAACCACCCTCACGATTTCCTTTAGGACCAACAACACCGTCACCATCGCTTTTCCCACGGCCAACAACACCATCGCCCTTTTCCCCAAGACCAACATCTCCGTTCCCCTTTTCTCCTAGACCAACATCTCCTTTACCCTTTTCCCCAAGACCAACATCTCCTTTGCCCTTCTCCCCAAGACCAACACCATTGCCCTTTTCTCCTAGACCAACATCTCCATTGCCCTTTTCTCCTAGACCAACATCTCCATTACCCTTTTCCCCAAGACCAACACCATCTCCCTTTTCTCCTAGACCAAACTCGCCATCTCCCTTTTCACCTTCACCCTTTACCCCAAGACCAACACCATTGCCCTTTTCTCCTAGACCAACATCGCCATCACCCTTCTCACCTAGTCCATCCTTTCTTCCTAGTCCGGGGATATCCATCAACTCAAATGGAAATTCCCTATCACCAACACCACTTTTCCCAAATCCAACTCTGACCCCATCTCTTTCTCCACAAGGTCCTTTTTTCCAGGGTTTAAATCAAATCCCTAGAAGACACCCAGTTCGCCCTCCAAACCAGTTTAATCCGGTATCAACAACTGCTGGTCCATCTATCATTGTGTCTGGTGGAAATAACAGACCCACGTTGATTACTCCAGTGCCTGTTAGTCTGGGCCATGGAAATGCAGCTGACAGCTTTCCACATGAAAGTAGAGGATCAGGTTTTTCACTGCAACCGCCCAAACACAACTATGGTGAGGTAAGACGACAGGAAATTTCTAGCAATGCTGTATTTCCTCCATATGCAAATATAATTTAAGGCCACATAgctttataaaatgaaaataaaccctTTTGCcatttgagtgtaccctcaagcaagatataggtgcaaagcttctaagcttgaCATTATTGTAAGACAACTGTTTAAATAAAaggccatttttttttccattagggcCCAGAATATTCCTACGGCTACTCAGTCGAGGATCCAGTTAGCGGAGATTTCCATGGAGCAGAAGAGGAAAAAGGACCAGACGGTGTTGTAAGAGGTTCTTATCATCTACTTCAGCCCGACGGGAAAACCAGGGTAGTCAATTACTCAGCTGATGATTACAATGGTTTCCAAGCTGATGTTAAATATCTGCCACCATCCTACCGCTGATTTGGAAGAATGTTATTAACGTTGTCGGTCAACTGATTGTATATTCTCTTCCCTTTGCTACGTCAACTAAGAGGTTCTGCTGTTAGAAGCTCAGAATAGATCAGTATTGTGTGAAATATTACAAATTCCAGGAATGgattctatttcataaaaaaaaaaaatctaggtatcAGTTTTGGTATTTTCCACACGAAAAATACATTCATccggacgtttttttttttttaaagaaaattttaactttttaaactTGGTAGCTATAATTGGCTGTAATTATCTATGAATATCTATGTATTGATTTGAACAGAAATAGGTTACAAAAAACTATATAACGTCATAACTCTattaaaaatacagtacagtatagggtAGTTGAATTTCCTGACGACAACTCAAGTTGGAAACCAAGTCACTACTTGAACCTTCATAATGCCCATATCTATCCAAAATTACTTAACcgattcattgttttttttatatatataaaaaaatacgtccATACAGTTACTAGTATCCACGTACTTAAGGATAAATGCTATATGATGGAATGAAAACTAATCATTTGACATAACGAAAGATATCGAGTTGCAAACGACTAAAATATGGCAATGGACCAATTACGTTGACTCAGCAATTATGTTTTATAATATTTATCTCTTTATTGTCTTTGCAtgaaaatttgtgaaataaaaatatttcaatgccATTGAGATTTGAAACcctgttgttattcttattatcgaATGTTACAGACATACAATGCCACTTTATGCTTGAACAGCTTAAGATTCCCTGATCTGCTCAATTGTGAACTGCCCTCGTGTGAGCAGCTTCCCACAGTCAGAGGCTCAGAGCTCTGCCTAAACTGATCCCAAATCATAGTTAAGCACAAAATTGTTGTCATGGGTTAACAAAATATTTGTGATGAAAGGGAAAGTTAAATCTATCAAAATAATGTCAGAGCACTTTTACAAAACCAGACTTAACATTCAAAATCCAGTGTTGCTAAAGTCAACTAAAGTCAATGTGGTGTTGAAAACCTGTACACTTCTAAAAATACGAAGTTTTTTAATAAATACAATGAGGATACCCAATTAATTTTATCGTACATGACCCCTGACCAGCCacccaa includes:
- the LOC137630143 gene encoding uncharacterized protein; translation: MKGLKVLCLLLVVLKVSGSSLTKHKPKDVEDADPEVTPKTSPSPVPTTPIPDIEPFSDPDEDWDPMTTPDPAMEDQTETNPELSTDPSPKEKLDPKPSLDPDPEEQTEAIPSPSTTSSPETEMVLKSSPGDPEEERQSTVDSIPTTTPKPDEDSRPDTNPSAVSSPKPNHSSKTKLLSSLKSSPSSHSKLTFGASQPHVNKQKPGGPNPESRSQLGALGNGFSGFGIPQSSFPINPRPILTGAGETGINHFPLSGDPTFVELPFQDNFNTRQPSRGISNSLQPLPVSSNGEVFPGSFNDGSQGQGLEIPVNTDLLVNSPNNRPQNPGLFGVPSTGSFDFGRPFGNPTNEFGDSPVILSQRPGFSGFPQGTTPQPPLFFNSRPGSPGSFTPSTPGSPSLFLNPNNDNSFPRPNLRPFPPRPSNPPPLFLNPVTQNPASRPSVFLNPQPVNPFIPEDRIPFSLNPNAPNDPSSIFFNSVDDTHFNDLSPDRPSVLFLNPDGDVSPPRVPPSIFLNPQDSPSIFTGSTQPPSRFPLGPTTPSPSLFPRPTTPSPFSPRPTSPFPFSPRPTSPLPFSPRPTSPLPFSPRPTPLPFSPRPTSPLPFSPRPTSPLPFSPRPTPSPFSPRPNSPSPFSPSPFTPRPTPLPFSPRPTSPSPFSPSPSFLPSPGISINSNGNSLSPTPLFPNPTLTPSLSPQGPFFQGLNQIPRRHPVRPPNQFNPVSTTAGPSIIVSGGNNRPTLITPVPVSLGHGNAADSFPHESRGSGFSLQPPKHNYGEGPEYSYGYSVEDPVSGDFHGAEEEKGPDGVVRGSYHLLQPDGKTRVVNYSADDYNGFQADVKYLPPSYR